One segment of Terriglobia bacterium DNA contains the following:
- a CDS encoding DUF3536 domain-containing protein yields the protein MDRYVCIHCHFYQPPRENPWLEAVEVQDSAEPYHDWNERVTAECYRPNAHARILDEGGRIRQIVNNYSSISFNFGPTLLSWMEEKAKDTYAAILEADRQSRESRSGHGNALAQVYNHIIMPLANPRDRHTQVLWGIRDFEKRFGRDPEGMWVSETAADLDTLEALADNGIRFTVLAPHQARGVRKLGHGGRFRNLEGGKIDPTRAYLLKLPSGRTINLFFYDGPVSQAVAFEKLLDNGETFAKRILGGFSDTRDWPQLMHIATDGETYGHHHRFGEMALAFALQYIESHEQAKLTNYGEFLEENPPTHEVEIINNTSWSCVHGVERWRSDCGCNTGGNGDWNQVWRAPLRAALDSLRDELAPMYEGTAAELLKYPWGARDEYIDVILDRSMENLDAFFSENATHELTHDEQVRALQLLEMQRHALLMYTSCGWFFSELSGIETVQVIMYAGRALQLAQELFGDGLEQRFLNRLSVAISNIPENGDGAQIYQKWVKPARIDLPDVGAHYAISSLFDPREQLKSIFCYDVEVKRERRSVSGLSQLGLGQICVHSRITTEETDLTYGVLRFGDHNVSAGVRKLRGEKEFMETAANALGAFQAADLPATLRVLDHQFEGTSYSLRSLFKDEQRKVLGQILRSTMEEVESAYGQVYEHHASLIDFFGEIGAPIPNVLRHTSEFVLNARIRRAFDVEHPIPTAELRSVIQTAQRERVMLGINGIGFVISRRLNRMSAELPDDPDVLMLEYLNDVIALVREFPFEVDLTRMQDRVYGYLETKYLDHAARDEHQWVRQFTELCDLLKLCLPRLSEEPEASLRAS from the coding sequence ATGGATCGCTACGTTTGTATTCATTGCCATTTTTATCAACCTCCCCGCGAAAACCCCTGGCTGGAAGCGGTCGAGGTGCAGGATTCCGCCGAGCCTTATCACGACTGGAACGAACGGGTAACGGCCGAGTGCTACCGGCCAAACGCGCATGCGCGGATTCTCGATGAAGGCGGGCGGATTCGGCAGATCGTCAACAACTACTCGTCGATCAGCTTCAATTTCGGGCCGACGCTGCTCTCCTGGATGGAAGAGAAGGCGAAGGATACGTATGCGGCGATTCTCGAGGCGGATCGGCAGAGCCGTGAGTCACGCTCGGGACACGGGAATGCGCTGGCGCAGGTTTACAACCACATCATCATGCCGCTGGCGAATCCGCGGGACCGGCATACACAGGTCTTGTGGGGCATTCGCGATTTCGAGAAGCGCTTCGGGCGGGATCCGGAAGGAATGTGGGTGTCGGAGACCGCGGCCGATCTCGACACGCTGGAGGCGCTGGCGGACAACGGGATCCGTTTTACGGTGCTGGCCCCACACCAGGCGCGAGGGGTTCGCAAGCTGGGACATGGCGGAAGATTTCGCAATCTTGAGGGTGGGAAGATTGATCCAACCCGGGCGTACCTGCTGAAACTACCTTCCGGGAGAACGATCAACTTGTTCTTCTACGATGGCCCCGTATCGCAGGCGGTGGCATTCGAAAAGCTTCTCGACAATGGTGAGACTTTTGCCAAGCGTATTTTGGGAGGCTTTTCGGATACACGCGACTGGCCGCAGTTGATGCACATCGCTACCGACGGTGAGACCTACGGGCATCATCACCGCTTCGGCGAGATGGCCCTGGCGTTCGCGCTGCAATACATCGAGAGCCACGAGCAGGCGAAGCTCACCAATTATGGCGAGTTCCTGGAGGAGAACCCGCCGACGCACGAAGTCGAGATCATCAATAACACCTCGTGGAGTTGCGTGCATGGCGTGGAGCGCTGGCGCAGCGACTGCGGATGCAATACCGGCGGAAATGGCGACTGGAACCAGGTCTGGCGAGCGCCGCTGCGGGCTGCACTCGACTCCCTGCGGGATGAACTGGCGCCGATGTACGAGGGGACAGCGGCGGAGTTGTTGAAGTATCCATGGGGAGCACGCGATGAGTACATCGACGTAATCCTTGACCGTTCAATGGAGAACCTGGATGCGTTCTTCAGCGAAAACGCGACGCATGAGTTGACCCACGATGAGCAGGTGCGGGCGCTCCAACTGCTGGAAATGCAGCGGCACGCGTTGCTGATGTACACAAGCTGCGGGTGGTTCTTCAGTGAACTGTCGGGGATTGAGACCGTGCAGGTCATCATGTATGCGGGGCGGGCTTTGCAGCTGGCGCAGGAATTATTCGGCGACGGACTGGAGCAGAGGTTCCTGAACCGGCTGTCGGTGGCGATCAGCAATATTCCCGAAAACGGCGATGGCGCGCAAATTTACCAGAAGTGGGTGAAGCCGGCGCGAATCGACCTGCCGGACGTGGGGGCACACTACGCTATCAGTTCATTGTTTGATCCCCGGGAACAACTGAAAAGCATCTTCTGTTATGACGTTGAAGTTAAGCGGGAGCGGCGAAGCGTTTCGGGCTTATCCCAATTGGGGTTGGGACAGATTTGTGTGCATTCCCGCATAACCACCGAGGAAACCGACCTGACCTACGGTGTGTTGCGTTTTGGCGATCATAACGTCAGTGCAGGAGTTCGAAAACTACGCGGAGAAAAAGAGTTCATGGAGACGGCGGCGAATGCGCTGGGCGCGTTCCAGGCTGCCGACCTGCCCGCAACTCTGCGGGTCCTTGACCATCAGTTTGAAGGGACATCGTACTCGCTGCGCTCGCTGTTCAAGGATGAGCAGCGCAAGGTGCTGGGACAGATCTTGCGATCGACGATGGAAGAGGTGGAGTCGGCCTATGGACAGGTGTATGAGCATCATGCTTCGCTCATCGATTTCTTCGGTGAGATCGGCGCGCCGATACCGAACGTGCTGCGGCATACATCGGAGTTTGTGCTGAACGCACGCATTCGCCGCGCATTCGATGTCGAACACCCGATCCCGACCGCAGAACTTCGCTCGGTGATCCAGACGGCGCAGCGCGAACGGGTGATGTTGGGGATCAATGGCATAGGGTTTGTGATCTCGCGGAGGCTGAACCGGATGAGCGCGGAACTGCCGGATGATCCCGATGTTTTGATGCTCGAGTATTTGAACGATGTGATTGCGCTGGTGCGGGAGTTTCCGTTCGAGGTGGACCTGACGAGGATGCAGGACCGCGTCTACGGATACCTCGAAACGAAGTACCTGGACCATGCGGCAAGAGACGAGCATCAGTGGGTGCGGCAGTTCACAGAGTTGTGCGACCTGCTGAAGCTGTGCCTACCACGGCTTTCCGAGGAACCGGAAGCGTCATTGCGTGCCAGTTAA